In the bacterium genome, one interval contains:
- the ndhB_3 gene encoding NAD(P)H-quinone oxidoreductase subunit 2, chloroplastic, which yields MPLGILAMDATQALDLAQLVPFGPLTSLAIIFLLLLFVPKGVRESGPFAQLCGWISVAGIATTGLLATMIWMAFFRGDFAAEMTLAGGGGLAREYTWSMLGSWPMKVGIILDPLAITTLFMVGWVATMIQVFSIGYMHGEAHFPRYFAYHSLFVTGMLILVISDNFLTLLVGWELMGLCSYLLIGFYTKKASANAAQLKAFLTTRLADMFMLLGIAMVMGFVIQANATGMRPPGKEITARVMAGEISSQYATWQDVSKTSFQFATIQQTIAQTLAADPAQVSESGRPNPQLKYYGALMIAAFLVFVGTMGKSAQFPLHIWLPDAMEGPTPVSALIHAATMVAAGVYLIARTYFLFDPLNVGVSPALLALAVIGGFTALWAATIGLAQYDIKRVLAYSTLSQLGYMVAGLGVGAYAAGAFHLVTHAYFKALLFLGSGAVILACHHNQDMRYMGRLSKYLKWSFYAYMIGYLALIGTPGLAGAFSKDAIIVGAFDRLHGEGGVLYPFVFWCLILGAFLTPLYMTRQMAMIFYGPKYRGDENPDAHGHGHDAAAHGHDDAHGHHEVAHAEDHAHAAVHDGHGAHDAHDGHHGGEPHEQPVIIWGPLMVLSLFTVLIGWFYAPHGPFLTKLSVPSLDHHAFGGVPTVFASAYYPKSWMGGHHDDGHGDEHGAGHGDEHHESEYYPGLVKYAGHEPVVASHDTHLIVEWAIFLMALLGVGVGYLIYGKDAPIVFGMRKDAFKATPQGAALFRLLNNKYYIDEIYAAYIITPFLVFTHWCRAFDTFIMDGIVNGVGLLWLGLTRIARWLDQRVVDGFVNLLAWVTQSSSKGIRFIQSGFIQNYFMVVVVSVLIWLFYAHSMKITTASNEGQVHPAQAMDAALQQGGLTPPR from the coding sequence ATGCCCCTGGGAATCCTCGCGATGGATGCGACTCAAGCCCTCGACCTGGCGCAGCTGGTCCCCTTCGGACCGCTGACCAGTCTGGCCATCATCTTCCTGCTTCTCCTCTTTGTCCCCAAGGGGGTCCGCGAGTCGGGTCCCTTCGCGCAGCTCTGTGGCTGGATCTCGGTAGCGGGCATCGCGACGACCGGTCTGCTCGCGACCATGATCTGGATGGCGTTCTTCCGCGGCGACTTTGCGGCGGAAATGACGCTGGCTGGTGGTGGGGGACTGGCCAGGGAATACACCTGGAGCATGCTCGGCTCCTGGCCGATGAAGGTCGGGATCATCCTCGACCCCCTCGCCATCACGACCCTCTTTATGGTCGGCTGGGTCGCGACCATGATTCAGGTCTTCTCCATCGGGTACATGCATGGCGAGGCGCACTTCCCGCGCTACTTCGCCTATCACTCCCTTTTCGTGACCGGGATGCTCATTCTGGTCATCTCCGACAACTTCCTGACCCTGCTGGTCGGCTGGGAGCTGATGGGGCTCTGCTCCTATCTGCTCATCGGCTTCTATACGAAGAAGGCTTCGGCGAACGCCGCGCAGCTGAAAGCGTTTCTCACCACGCGTCTGGCCGACATGTTCATGCTGCTCGGCATCGCGATGGTGATGGGATTTGTGATCCAGGCGAATGCGACCGGGATGCGCCCCCCCGGCAAGGAGATCACGGCGCGGGTCATGGCAGGCGAGATCTCCAGCCAGTACGCCACCTGGCAGGATGTGTCGAAGACGTCGTTCCAGTTCGCGACCATTCAGCAGACCATCGCGCAGACGCTGGCTGCCGATCCGGCGCAGGTGTCAGAGTCCGGACGTCCGAATCCCCAGCTGAAGTACTACGGCGCGCTGATGATCGCCGCCTTCCTGGTGTTTGTTGGAACGATGGGGAAATCGGCGCAGTTCCCACTCCATATCTGGCTGCCCGATGCGATGGAGGGTCCGACCCCGGTCTCGGCCCTGATCCATGCCGCCACGATGGTCGCCGCCGGGGTTTATCTGATCGCGAGGACCTACTTCCTCTTTGACCCCCTCAATGTGGGGGTGAGTCCTGCATTGCTGGCCCTGGCAGTGATCGGTGGATTCACTGCCCTCTGGGCCGCGACCATCGGGCTGGCGCAATACGACATCAAGCGGGTCCTGGCGTACTCCACCCTCTCGCAGCTCGGCTACATGGTGGCGGGGCTGGGGGTTGGAGCCTACGCCGCCGGGGCGTTCCACCTGGTGACCCACGCATACTTCAAAGCGCTGTTGTTCCTGGGGTCCGGGGCGGTCATTCTCGCGTGTCATCACAACCAGGACATGCGGTACATGGGGCGGCTGTCGAAGTACCTGAAGTGGTCCTTCTACGCCTACATGATTGGTTACCTGGCTCTGATCGGCACCCCCGGTCTCGCGGGGGCGTTCTCCAAAGACGCCATCATCGTGGGAGCCTTCGACCGGCTCCACGGCGAAGGGGGCGTGCTCTATCCCTTCGTCTTCTGGTGTCTGATCCTCGGTGCGTTCCTGACGCCCCTGTACATGACCCGCCAGATGGCCATGATCTTCTATGGCCCGAAGTACCGTGGCGACGAGAACCCCGATGCCCACGGACATGGGCACGATGCTGCGGCGCATGGACACGACGATGCACACGGGCATCACGAAGTCGCGCACGCTGAGGATCATGCTCACGCTGCGGTCCATGACGGCCACGGCGCGCATGACGCGCATGACGGCCATCATGGCGGAGAGCCTCACGAGCAGCCGGTCATCATCTGGGGTCCCCTGATGGTGCTGTCGCTCTTCACGGTCCTCATCGGCTGGTTCTACGCGCCGCATGGCCCCTTCCTGACGAAGCTGTCGGTTCCCTCCCTGGATCACCATGCCTTCGGCGGGGTCCCCACCGTGTTTGCCAGTGCCTACTACCCCAAGAGCTGGATGGGTGGGCATCACGATGACGGGCATGGCGATGAGCACGGCGCGGGGCATGGCGACGAGCATCATGAGTCGGAGTACTACCCGGGTCTGGTGAAGTACGCGGGTCACGAGCCGGTGGTCGCCAGCCACGACACCCATCTGATCGTGGAGTGGGCCATCTTCCTGATGGCGCTCCTGGGGGTCGGGGTGGGGTATCTGATCTACGGCAAAGACGCGCCCATCGTGTTCGGGATGCGGAAGGATGCGTTCAAGGCGACCCCTCAAGGGGCCGCGCTCTTCCGGCTGCTGAACAACAAGTACTACATCGATGAGATCTACGCGGCGTACATCATCACGCCGTTCTTGGTCTTCACGCACTGGTGCCGGGCGTTTGACACGTTCATCATGGATGGGATCGTCAATGGGGTGGGCCTCCTCTGGCTGGGGCTGACCCGGATCGCCCGCTGGCTGGATCAGCGGGTGGTCGATGGTTTCGTCAATCTGCTCGCCTGGGTGACACAGTCCTCCTCAAAAGGGATCCGTTTCATCCAGTCCGGGTTTATCCAG